In one window of Rhodopseudomonas palustris HaA2 DNA:
- a CDS encoding amidohydrolase family protein, which yields MRSRLSVRRVVASLVAFGLIGLASGRSMAVEPIEIFDAHLHYNWEPAPYYQPDEVLALLKRHRVTGILATSRPNKGTHVLMEANADGLQIVPFIRPYRVRPDIQTWFRDPVIFDLVQDEFKRGYYRGIGEFHLTGSAADTEVVKKTVDFAVAHDLYLHAHADEDAVEILMRHNPRARIIWAHTGFGLSTDRVAALLERYPKLVGELSYRSGIVGGGGALTPEWRALIERFPDRFLLGSDTWVNERWAAYGEIMAGYRAWLVQLPPATAAKIAHGNARALFADAR from the coding sequence ATGAGGTCGCGCCTGTCGGTGCGTCGGGTGGTTGCGAGCCTCGTCGCGTTCGGGCTGATCGGGCTGGCCTCCGGTCGAAGCATGGCCGTCGAGCCGATCGAAATCTTCGATGCGCATCTGCACTACAACTGGGAGCCTGCGCCCTACTATCAGCCGGATGAAGTCTTGGCGTTGCTGAAGCGCCATCGCGTCACCGGAATCCTCGCGACCAGCCGCCCCAACAAGGGCACCCATGTGCTGATGGAGGCCAACGCGGATGGGCTGCAAATCGTGCCGTTCATTCGGCCCTATCGGGTTCGGCCGGACATCCAGACCTGGTTCAGGGACCCGGTGATCTTCGATCTGGTGCAGGACGAGTTCAAGCGCGGATACTACCGCGGCATCGGCGAATTTCACCTGACCGGCTCGGCGGCCGACACCGAAGTGGTGAAGAAGACCGTCGATTTCGCGGTTGCACACGACCTCTATCTGCACGCCCACGCCGACGAGGACGCCGTCGAGATCCTGATGCGGCACAATCCGCGCGCTCGGATCATCTGGGCGCATACCGGTTTCGGCCTTTCGACCGATCGCGTCGCCGCGCTACTCGAAAGATATCCCAAGCTGGTGGGCGAGCTGTCCTATCGCAGCGGGATCGTTGGCGGCGGCGGTGCGTTGACGCCGGAGTGGCGCGCGTTGATCGAGCGGTTTCCCGATCGCTTTCTGCTCGGGTCGGACACCTGGGTCAACGAGCGCTGGGCGGCCTATGGCGAGATCATGGCCGGTTATCGGGCTTGGCTCGTGCAGCTGCCACCTGCCACCGCAGCGAAAATCGCGCACGGCAATGCGCGGGCGCTGTTCGCCGACGCGCGTTGA
- a CDS encoding efflux RND transporter permease subunit — protein MTLSELCIRRPVLTTLITASIIAFGIFGYRLLPVSALPKVDFPTIAVTATLPGASADTMAASVAGIIERQLSTIAGISSMSSNSSQGTSVITIQFDLGRNIDAAALDVQTALTIAQRRLPIEMTTPPSFRKVNPAEFPVLFVALSSPTLPLSAVNEYGDITIGQALSQIPGVAQVTIYGAQKFAIRVQADPEAAAARGLSLEDIRIAVARANSSTPVGTMSGPKQDFALQASGQMDKAVDYRHIVVAWRNGSPVKLDEVARVYDSVENDRLATWFNGERSIVLAIQKQPDANTVAVVDGVRAKLPSLRAQIPPSVAMTVMMDRSVSVRQAVFDVQETLAIAVVLVVLVIFLFLRKASATFIPALAVPISLLGTFAVMYMLDFSINNMTLLALTLSVGFVVDDAIVMLENIMRHVEQGMRPFDAALKGAREIGFTIISITFSLIAVFIPVLLMGGIVGRVFREFSVTIAVAILVSGFVSLTLTPMLCARMLKAHDPHKKENIVLRGFETMFSRWLRGYEWALDRVLAHKFLMLMVTFATLGGTIYLYMVVPKGFFPQEDTGFLIGVTEAATDTSFEAMKDRQLALVEVIKTDPAVDYINSTVGAGGPNATANYGRLFVALKPIKERDPAAKVITRLRQKAGQIPGMQVFFQSIQNLSIGGRISKSQYQYVMQSGDTEALYRLAPEMRDKIARLPGLLDVTTDLYIKNPQMTIEIDREKAAVYGITVDQVRNQLYNAYGARQIGTIYMPSNDYQIILEVQPQFRGDPNDISKLYLKTGNNQTIPIDAVAKMVPTVGPLQINHQGQQPAVTISFNLAEGQSLGAAVDRITQIEQESNLPVTIVTGFSGTAQVFQESLRGQGVLILAAVFAAFVILGILYESFIHPITIISGLPSAGIGAILTLMLFDMELSVIAMIGIVMLVGIVKKNAIMMVDFALERRRVGLSAEHAIREAALLRFRPIMMTTFAAIFGTLPIALGTGAGAELRQPLGVAVVGGLCVSQLLTLFITPVIYIYLDKIDRKLKRRLEPQHEELPDGERPRAVAAE, from the coding sequence ATGACCCTTTCCGAGCTGTGCATCCGGCGGCCGGTTCTGACCACGCTGATCACCGCGTCGATCATCGCCTTCGGGATCTTCGGCTATCGACTGCTGCCGGTTTCGGCGTTGCCGAAAGTCGATTTCCCGACCATTGCGGTGACGGCGACGCTTCCGGGCGCCAGCGCCGACACCATGGCGGCGTCGGTCGCCGGCATCATCGAGCGCCAGCTCTCGACCATCGCCGGCATCTCCTCGATGTCGTCGAACTCGTCGCAGGGCACCTCGGTCATCACCATCCAGTTCGACCTCGGCCGCAATATCGATGCCGCCGCGCTCGACGTCCAGACCGCGCTGACGATCGCGCAGCGGCGCCTGCCGATCGAGATGACGACGCCCCCGAGTTTTCGAAAAGTGAACCCGGCGGAGTTCCCGGTGCTGTTCGTGGCGTTGAGTTCGCCGACGCTGCCATTGTCTGCGGTCAACGAATACGGCGACATCACCATCGGGCAGGCTCTGTCGCAGATTCCCGGCGTCGCTCAGGTGACGATCTACGGCGCGCAGAAGTTCGCCATTCGGGTCCAGGCCGATCCGGAAGCCGCTGCGGCACGTGGATTGTCGCTCGAAGACATCCGCATCGCGGTGGCGCGCGCCAATTCCTCGACCCCGGTCGGCACCATGAGCGGGCCGAAGCAGGACTTCGCGCTGCAGGCCTCCGGCCAGATGGACAAGGCGGTCGACTACCGCCACATCGTGGTGGCCTGGCGCAACGGCTCGCCGGTCAAGCTCGATGAAGTCGCCCGGGTCTACGACAGCGTCGAGAACGACCGGCTGGCGACCTGGTTCAACGGCGAGCGCTCGATCGTGCTTGCGATCCAGAAACAACCCGACGCCAACACCGTGGCCGTGGTGGACGGCGTCCGCGCCAAGCTGCCGTCATTGCGCGCCCAGATCCCGCCCTCGGTCGCGATGACCGTGATGATGGACCGCTCTGTGTCGGTGCGGCAGGCGGTGTTCGACGTCCAGGAGACATTGGCGATCGCCGTTGTGCTGGTCGTGCTGGTGATCTTCCTGTTCCTGCGCAAGGCGTCCGCGACCTTCATCCCGGCGCTGGCGGTGCCGATCTCGCTGCTCGGCACCTTCGCCGTGATGTACATGCTCGATTTCTCGATCAACAACATGACGCTGCTGGCGCTGACGCTGTCCGTCGGCTTCGTCGTCGACGACGCCATCGTCATGCTCGAGAACATCATGCGCCACGTCGAGCAAGGCATGCGACCGTTCGATGCGGCGCTGAAGGGGGCGCGCGAAATCGGCTTCACCATCATCTCGATCACCTTCTCGCTGATCGCGGTGTTCATCCCGGTGCTGCTGATGGGCGGCATTGTCGGCCGCGTATTCCGCGAATTTTCCGTCACCATCGCTGTGGCGATCCTGGTGTCGGGCTTCGTGTCGCTGACGCTGACGCCGATGCTGTGCGCGCGAATGCTCAAGGCGCACGACCCGCACAAGAAGGAAAACATCGTCCTGCGCGGCTTCGAGACGATGTTCAGCCGCTGGCTGCGCGGCTACGAATGGGCGCTCGACCGCGTGCTGGCGCACAAATTCCTGATGCTGATGGTGACCTTCGCCACGCTCGGCGGCACGATCTATCTCTACATGGTCGTGCCTAAAGGGTTCTTTCCGCAGGAAGATACCGGCTTCCTGATCGGCGTCACCGAGGCCGCGACCGACACCTCGTTCGAGGCGATGAAGGATCGCCAGCTCGCGCTGGTCGAGGTCATCAAGACCGATCCGGCTGTCGACTACATCAACAGCACGGTCGGCGCCGGCGGCCCGAATGCCACCGCGAATTACGGCCGGCTGTTCGTCGCCCTGAAGCCGATCAAAGAGCGCGATCCGGCCGCCAAGGTGATCACGCGTTTGCGGCAGAAGGCCGGACAGATCCCCGGAATGCAGGTGTTCTTCCAGAGCATCCAGAATCTGTCGATCGGCGGCCGCATTTCCAAAAGCCAGTATCAATATGTGATGCAGAGCGGCGACACCGAGGCGCTGTACCGCCTCGCCCCGGAGATGCGTGACAAGATCGCCAGATTGCCGGGCCTGCTCGACGTCACCACTGATCTTTACATCAAGAACCCGCAAATGACGATCGAGATCGACCGCGAAAAGGCGGCCGTCTATGGCATCACCGTCGATCAGGTGCGCAACCAGCTCTACAACGCCTACGGTGCACGGCAGATCGGCACGATCTACATGCCGTCGAACGACTATCAGATTATCCTCGAGGTGCAGCCGCAGTTCCGCGGTGATCCGAACGACATCTCGAAGCTCTATCTCAAGACCGGCAACAACCAGACCATTCCGATCGACGCGGTGGCCAAGATGGTGCCCACCGTCGGCCCGCTGCAGATCAATCACCAGGGTCAGCAGCCCGCGGTGACGATCTCGTTCAATCTCGCGGAAGGCCAGTCGCTCGGCGCCGCGGTCGATCGCATCACCCAGATCGAGCAGGAGTCCAATTTGCCGGTCACGATCGTGACCGGGTTCTCCGGCACGGCCCAGGTGTTTCAGGAAAGTCTGCGCGGGCAGGGCGTGTTGATCCTCGCCGCAGTGTTCGCGGCGTTCGTGATCCTCGGCATCCTGTACGAGAGCTTCATCCACCCGATCACCATCATCTCCGGCCTGCCGTCGGCCGGTATCGGCGCGATCCTGACGTTGATGCTGTTCGACATGGAGCTCTCGGTGATCGCGATGATCGGCATCGTGATGCTGGTCGGTATCGTCAAGAAGAATGCGATCATGATGGTCGATTTCGCCCTGGAGCGGCGGCGCGTCGGGCTGTCGGCCGAGCACGCCATCCGCGAGGCGGCACTGCTGCGGTTCCGACCGATCATGATGACGACCTTCGCCGCGATCTTCGGCACGCTGCCGATCGCGCTCGGCACCGGCGCTGGCGCTGAGCTGCGTCAGCCGCTCGGCGTCGCCGTGGTCGGCGGGCTGTGCGTTTCGCAATTGCTGACGCTGTTCATCACCCCGGTGATCTACATCTATCTCGACAAGATCGATCGCAAGCTGAAGCGCCGGCTCGAGCCGCAGCACGAGGAATTGCCCGACGGCGAGCGCCCGCGGGCGGTGGCGGCGGAATGA
- a CDS encoding deoxyguanosinetriphosphate triphosphohydrolase → MSVGMAAPRAAFSCDPDRSRGRQFAEPPSSNRSAFRRDCDRVIHSNAFRRLKHKTQVFVFHEGDHYRTRLTHSLEVAQIARAIARQLGLDEDLTETLALAHDLGHPPFGHAGERALDACLRDHGGFDHNAQTLRVLTALEHRYPGFDGLNLTWETLEGVVKHNGPLTDRTGAPLPRHAERGVPIGIAEFSQRFDLEIWSFASLEAQVAALADDIAYDAHDIDDGLRAGLFRVDDLRAVPLTAALIDGISRRYPALGESRRGAELVRELISHLIGAVTAETMRRLGEAAPRSVEDVRHASTAMVAFPSETAVAEAEIKAFLWTHMYRAERVMAVMRDAEAIVADLFRRYCEHPADLPPDWLPADGPVAECEADRFRRIRNFIAGMTDRYALTEHQRLFDSTPDLR, encoded by the coding sequence GTGTCGGTCGGAATGGCAGCTCCTCGCGCAGCTTTTAGCTGCGACCCGGACCGCAGCCGCGGCCGGCAATTCGCCGAGCCGCCGAGCAGCAACCGCAGCGCGTTCCGCCGCGATTGCGACCGGGTGATCCATTCCAATGCCTTCCGTCGGCTGAAGCACAAGACCCAAGTCTTCGTGTTTCACGAGGGCGATCATTACCGCACCCGGCTGACCCACAGCCTGGAAGTGGCCCAGATCGCCCGCGCCATCGCGCGCCAGCTCGGGCTCGACGAAGATCTGACCGAGACGCTGGCGCTGGCGCACGACCTCGGCCATCCACCGTTCGGCCATGCCGGCGAGCGAGCGCTCGACGCCTGTCTGCGAGACCACGGCGGGTTCGACCACAACGCGCAGACGCTGCGGGTGCTGACGGCACTTGAGCACCGCTATCCAGGCTTCGACGGGCTGAACCTGACCTGGGAAACGCTCGAAGGCGTGGTCAAGCACAACGGCCCGCTGACCGATCGCACCGGAGCGCCGCTGCCGCGCCATGCCGAGCGTGGCGTGCCGATCGGCATTGCCGAATTCAGCCAACGCTTCGATCTCGAAATATGGAGCTTCGCCTCGCTCGAAGCCCAGGTCGCGGCGCTTGCCGACGACATCGCCTACGACGCCCACGACATCGACGATGGTCTTCGCGCCGGGTTGTTCCGGGTCGACGATCTGCGCGCCGTGCCGCTGACCGCCGCCCTCATAGATGGCATTTCGCGACGCTATCCGGCGCTGGGCGAGAGCCGTCGCGGCGCCGAACTCGTCCGCGAGCTGATTTCGCATCTGATCGGCGCCGTCACGGCAGAGACCATGCGCCGGCTCGGCGAGGCGGCGCCACGATCGGTCGAGGACGTGCGCCACGCCAGCACGGCGATGGTCGCGTTTCCGTCCGAAACGGCCGTCGCGGAGGCCGAGATCAAAGCCTTTCTCTGGACCCATATGTACCGCGCCGAGCGGGTCATGGCGGTGATGCGGGACGCCGAGGCGATCGTCGCCGACCTGTTCCGGCGGTATTGCGAGCATCCCGCCGACCTGCCGCCGGACTGGCTGCCGGCCGATGGCCCAGTGGCCGAATGCGAGGCCGACCGCTTTCGCCGGATCCGTAATTTCATCGCCGGCATGACCGACCGCTACGCTTTGACCGAACATCAGCGGCTTTTTGACTCGACCCCGGATTTGCGTTAG
- a CDS encoding cache domain-containing protein, producing the protein MPVPASVPLPPRPLTSFRVGLITALVLAALFGVMIAITFSMQNEVIARDRDNQMAAVSQAITSALDQAGRFALTQAETTARQTGISGALAAGDRAALSNLAGGTYNYLKTQGVPVFGFHAADMTYLLRLHLPDKFGDDLTKIRPMVLAANKTRHSQVGLEIGVAGTFVRGIAVIHDGDRFVGTVEAGLNLEPILEQVKTLTNADIAVVLSQSLTGLPPHGAGNTSAGEQFGDLIALASTDMPLFSGLLREGAIRLARTREVASYRIRDDSGAVLVQPLIDFSGRMIGNVAAVKVFPTHGAALQRTRTELIAAALIGAILAFVVFAVMARMIAMRGGPQG; encoded by the coding sequence ATGCCTGTGCCTGCCAGCGTCCCGCTCCCTCCCCGTCCCCTCACCAGCTTCCGCGTCGGCCTGATCACCGCGCTGGTGCTGGCGGCGCTCTTCGGCGTCATGATCGCGATCACCTTCTCGATGCAGAACGAGGTGATCGCGCGCGACCGCGACAACCAGATGGCCGCGGTCAGCCAAGCGATCACCTCGGCGCTGGATCAGGCCGGACGCTTCGCGCTGACCCAGGCCGAGACGACTGCCCGCCAGACCGGGATAAGCGGCGCTCTGGCGGCCGGTGATCGCGCCGCACTGTCCAACCTTGCCGGCGGCACCTACAATTATCTCAAGACACAGGGCGTGCCGGTGTTCGGCTTTCACGCCGCCGACATGACCTATCTGCTGCGACTGCACCTGCCCGACAAATTCGGCGACGACCTGACCAAGATTCGTCCGATGGTGCTCGCCGCCAACAAGACCAGGCACTCGCAAGTCGGGCTCGAAATCGGCGTCGCCGGCACCTTCGTGCGCGGCATTGCGGTGATCCACGACGGCGACCGCTTCGTCGGCACGGTGGAGGCCGGCCTCAACCTCGAACCGATCCTCGAGCAGGTCAAAACGCTGACCAACGCCGACATCGCCGTGGTGCTCAGCCAATCGCTCACAGGCCTGCCGCCGCATGGTGCCGGCAATACTAGCGCCGGCGAACAATTCGGTGACCTGATCGCATTGGCCTCGACCGATATGCCATTGTTCAGTGGCCTGCTGCGCGAGGGCGCAATCCGGCTGGCACGCACCCGCGAAGTGGCTTCGTATCGGATTCGCGACGACAGCGGCGCTGTTCTGGTACAGCCGCTGATCGATTTTTCCGGCCGGATGATCGGAAACGTCGCCGCCGTCAAAGTCTTCCCGACACATGGCGCGGCTCTGCAGCGGACACGCACCGAGCTGATCGCGGCGGCGCTGATCGGCGCCATCCTCGCCTTTGTCGTCTTCGCGGTGATGGCGCGGATGATCGCCATGCGCGGCGGCCCGCAGGGATGA
- the erpA gene encoding iron-sulfur cluster insertion protein ErpA yields MTDSSVTISERAARRIGEILKGEGDGAMLRISVEGGGCSGFQYKFDVDRARTDDDVVIARDGAVVLVDSASAPFLAGSEVDFVDDLIGASFRVNNPNATASCGCGTSFSI; encoded by the coding sequence ATGACCGACTCAAGCGTCACCATCAGCGAACGGGCGGCGCGCCGGATCGGCGAGATCCTGAAGGGCGAAGGCGACGGCGCGATGCTGCGGATCAGCGTCGAGGGCGGCGGCTGCTCGGGATTCCAGTACAAGTTCGACGTCGATCGCGCCCGGACCGACGACGACGTCGTTATCGCACGCGACGGCGCCGTCGTGCTGGTCGATTCCGCCTCGGCGCCGTTCCTCGCCGGCTCGGAAGTCGACTTCGTCGACGACCTGATTGGCGCGTCGTTCCGGGTCAACAACCCGAACGCCACCGCATCCTGCGGCTGCGGGACGAGTTTCTCGATCTGA
- the xth gene encoding exodeoxyribonuclease III: MRIATWNVNSVRQRLDHLVSWLNECAPDVVCLQEIKCVDEAFPREAIEALGYNVVTHGQKTFNGVALLSKYPLEEATPRLAGDDDDTHARFLEGVVSLKRGVVRVACLYLPNGNPVESEKYPYKLRWMSRLLEYTQQRLKTEEPLILAGDFNVIPQPIDVHNPAGWVDDALFRPQTRESFQALLGLGLTDALRASTDAPGQYTFWDYQAGAWQKNWGLRIDHLLLSPQATDRLRNVGIDAYVRNWEKPSDHVPVWADFDLDAA, from the coding sequence ATGCGGATCGCAACCTGGAACGTAAACTCTGTCAGGCAGCGACTGGATCACCTGGTCAGTTGGCTGAACGAGTGCGCGCCGGACGTGGTGTGCCTGCAGGAGATCAAGTGCGTCGACGAGGCGTTTCCGCGCGAGGCGATCGAAGCGCTCGGCTACAATGTCGTCACCCACGGCCAGAAGACGTTCAATGGCGTCGCATTGCTGTCGAAATATCCGCTGGAGGAAGCCACCCCTCGCCTCGCCGGCGACGACGATGATACTCACGCCCGATTCCTCGAAGGCGTTGTGTCGCTGAAGCGCGGCGTGGTCCGTGTCGCCTGCCTCTATCTGCCTAACGGGAATCCGGTCGAGAGTGAAAAATATCCCTACAAGCTACGCTGGATGTCGCGGCTTCTCGAGTACACGCAGCAGCGCCTGAAAACCGAGGAGCCGCTGATCCTGGCCGGCGACTTCAACGTGATCCCGCAACCCATCGACGTCCACAACCCGGCCGGCTGGGTCGATGATGCATTGTTCCGGCCGCAGACGCGGGAGAGTTTCCAGGCTCTGCTCGGCCTCGGACTCACCGATGCGCTGCGCGCCTCCACCGACGCGCCGGGCCAATACACATTCTGGGACTACCAGGCCGGAGCCTGGCAGAAGAATTGGGGACTGCGGATCGACCACCTGCTGCTGTCGCCGCAGGCTACCGACCGGCTCCGCAATGTCGGCATCGACGCTTACGTGCGGAACTGGGAGAAGCCGTCCGACCACGTGCCGGTGTGGGCGGATTTCGATCTGGATGCCGCCTGA
- the argS gene encoding arginine--tRNA ligase — protein sequence MPDQTTSTHLFAHILARVHAVCAALTDEGALPTGTDLSRIVVEPPKDASHGDMATNAAMVLAKDAKAKPRDLAEKIAEKLRAEDQIDTVSIAGPGFINLTLKPAVWAEALRAVLDAGAGYGRSRVGGAEKVNIEYVSANPTGPMHVGHCRGAVFGDALANLLETAGYDVTREYYINDAGAQVDVLARSAFLRYREALGEDIGAIPEGLYPGDYLVPVGTALVAEHGAALKELPEPQWLPMVRAKSIAMMMEMIKADLAALAITHEVFFSERSLIEGERNRVADTIDFLRAKGDVYQGRLPPPKGAPVEDYEDREQTLFRATAYGDDVDRPLLKSDGTYTYFASDIAYHKVKFDAGFGNMVDVWGADHGGYIKRMQAAITAVTSGKGALDVKIVQLVRLLRNGEPVKMSKRSGDFVTLREVVDEVGSDAVRFMMLFRKNDAVLDFDLAKVIEQSKDNPVFYVQYGHARGHSIFRNAKELFPDLPDATEARIAFLKDANAERLTDPSELDLLRRLALFPRTVEAAALAHEPHRVAFYLYDLASEFHALWTRGRDLPHLRFIINNDAEITKARLAMVQGVVSVLASGLAILGVTAPDEMR from the coding sequence ATGCCCGATCAAACCACGTCCACGCATCTGTTCGCCCATATCCTCGCGCGCGTGCACGCGGTCTGCGCCGCGCTGACCGACGAGGGCGCGCTGCCCACGGGAACCGACCTGTCGCGCATCGTGGTCGAACCGCCCAAGGACGCCTCCCACGGCGACATGGCGACCAATGCGGCGATGGTGCTCGCCAAGGACGCCAAGGCCAAACCGCGCGACCTCGCCGAGAAGATCGCCGAGAAGCTGCGGGCCGAAGACCAAATCGACACGGTCTCGATCGCGGGGCCCGGTTTCATCAACCTGACGCTGAAGCCTGCGGTCTGGGCCGAGGCGCTGCGCGCCGTGCTCGACGCCGGCGCAGGCTACGGCCGCAGCCGGGTCGGCGGGGCCGAGAAGGTCAACATCGAATACGTCTCCGCCAACCCGACCGGGCCGATGCATGTCGGCCATTGCCGCGGCGCGGTATTCGGCGATGCGCTGGCCAATTTGCTCGAGACCGCGGGTTACGACGTCACCCGCGAGTACTACATCAACGACGCCGGCGCGCAGGTCGACGTGCTGGCGCGTTCGGCATTCCTGCGCTACCGCGAGGCGCTCGGGGAAGACATCGGCGCTATTCCGGAAGGGCTCTATCCGGGCGACTATCTGGTCCCGGTCGGCACCGCCTTGGTGGCCGAGCACGGCGCCGCGCTGAAAGAACTGCCTGAGCCGCAGTGGCTTCCGATGGTCCGCGCAAAATCCATCGCGATGATGATGGAGATGATCAAGGCCGATCTCGCCGCGCTCGCGATTACGCACGAAGTGTTCTTCTCGGAGCGATCTCTGATCGAGGGCGAACGCAACCGTGTCGCCGACACGATCGACTTCCTGCGCGCCAAGGGCGACGTTTATCAGGGCCGTCTGCCGCCGCCGAAGGGCGCGCCGGTCGAAGACTACGAGGACCGCGAGCAGACGCTGTTCCGAGCCACGGCCTATGGCGACGACGTCGACCGGCCGCTGCTGAAGTCTGACGGTACCTATACGTATTTTGCCTCGGACATCGCCTATCACAAGGTCAAGTTCGATGCCGGCTTCGGCAACATGGTCGACGTCTGGGGCGCCGATCATGGCGGCTACATCAAGCGGATGCAGGCGGCGATCACGGCGGTGACCAGCGGCAAGGGCGCGCTCGACGTCAAGATCGTCCAGCTCGTCCGCCTGTTGCGCAACGGCGAGCCGGTGAAGATGTCGAAGCGGTCGGGCGATTTCGTCACGCTGCGCGAAGTCGTCGACGAGGTCGGCTCCGACGCCGTGCGCTTCATGATGCTGTTCCGCAAGAACGACGCGGTGCTCGACTTCGACCTCGCCAAGGTGATCGAGCAGTCGAAGGACAATCCCGTTTTCTACGTTCAGTACGGCCATGCCCGCGGCCATTCGATCTTCCGCAACGCCAAGGAGCTGTTCCCGGACCTGCCGGACGCGACCGAGGCTCGCATCGCCTTCCTGAAAGACGCCAACGCGGAGCGGCTGACCGACCCGTCGGAGCTGGACCTGCTGCGGCGGCTGGCACTGTTCCCGCGGACCGTAGAAGCCGCTGCGCTGGCCCACGAGCCGCACCGGGTGGCGTTCTATCTCTATGATCTCGCCAGTGAATTCCACGCGCTCTGGACGCGCGGGCGCGATTTGCCTCATTTACGCTTCATTATCAATAATGATGCAGAGATTACCAAGGCGCGACTGGCAATGGTTCAGGGCGTCGTCTCGGTTCTGGCTTCAGGGCTTGCCATTCTCGGCGTCACTGCGCCGGACGAGATGCGGTAG
- a CDS encoding efflux RND transporter periplasmic adaptor subunit — translation MAKRRWIIIACFLGISAGAAVVLQPYWSKSQVATKSAPRTRVVTVDLDKAVRKPIPVDVDAIGMVTPISSVALKSRLETTIVDVHFEDGARVKQGDLLFTLDSRQIDAQIEQAEGNLARDRAQLAGAERDLRRYNELIGKGATTQVNLDNAKTQADILAGTIRGAQSALDNLRVQKSYTAIRAPFSGRISAANVKIGNFVRPADTAPLATINQMAPVYVTFAVPQRVLVDLRDAMKAGATKVVATIPGSGRSEEGKVAMVENTVDATTGMVTVRGVMENSNETLWPGTLVNTKLTVRTEEAVAVPTVAVQRSQGGNFVFVIKNGVAHVQPVTVSRTFMGESVITDGLAGGEDVVTDGQLLLSEGTRVEPRSRRAGA, via the coding sequence ATGGCCAAACGTCGCTGGATCATCATTGCCTGCTTTCTGGGCATTTCCGCAGGGGCCGCTGTTGTCCTGCAGCCGTACTGGTCGAAAAGCCAGGTCGCGACCAAAAGCGCGCCGCGGACGCGTGTGGTCACGGTCGATCTGGACAAGGCGGTGCGGAAACCGATCCCGGTCGATGTCGACGCGATCGGCATGGTGACGCCGATCTCCAGCGTTGCGCTGAAATCCAGGCTCGAAACCACCATCGTCGACGTCCATTTCGAGGACGGCGCGCGGGTCAAGCAAGGCGATCTGTTGTTCACGCTCGACTCGCGCCAGATCGACGCCCAGATCGAGCAGGCCGAAGGCAATCTCGCCCGCGACCGCGCCCAGCTCGCCGGCGCCGAACGGGACTTGCGCCGCTATAACGAATTGATCGGGAAGGGCGCCACCACCCAGGTCAACCTCGACAACGCCAAGACCCAGGCCGACATCCTCGCGGGAACCATCAGGGGCGCCCAGTCGGCGCTGGATAATCTGCGGGTCCAGAAAAGCTATACTGCGATCCGCGCGCCGTTCTCCGGCCGGATCAGCGCCGCCAACGTCAAAATCGGCAATTTCGTCCGCCCCGCGGACACCGCGCCGTTGGCGACGATCAACCAGATGGCGCCGGTCTATGTCACTTTCGCCGTCCCGCAGCGGGTTCTGGTCGATCTGCGCGATGCGATGAAAGCAGGCGCCACCAAGGTGGTCGCTACCATTCCCGGGAGCGGCCGATCCGAGGAGGGCAAGGTGGCAATGGTCGAGAACACCGTCGACGCCACCACCGGCATGGTCACGGTCCGCGGCGTCATGGAAAACAGCAACGAGACGCTGTGGCCGGGAACGCTGGTCAATACCAAGCTCACCGTTCGGACCGAGGAGGCCGTTGCGGTGCCCACCGTGGCGGTGCAACGCAGTCAGGGCGGCAATTTTGTGTTCGTGATCAAGAACGGCGTTGCGCACGTCCAGCCGGTCACCGTCAGCCGCACCTTCATGGGAGAGTCCGTCATCACCGATGGCCTTGCTGGCGGCGAAGACGTGGTGACGGACGGCCAGTTGCTGCTGTCGGAAGGCACCAGGGTCGAGCCGCGCAGCCGCAGGGCCGGAGCCTGA